In Bacteroidota bacterium, the following are encoded in one genomic region:
- the gyrB gene encoding DNA topoisomerase (ATP-hydrolyzing) subunit B — protein MEDALKNNGDYNADSIQVLEGLEAVRKRPAMYIGDIGVKGLHHLVYEVVDNSIDEALAGHCKNIDVFINENNSITVKDDGRGIPTDFHHKENRSALEVVMTVLHAGGKFDKDSYKVSGGLHGVGVSCVNALSTHLMVEVHRNGKMFQQEYSIGKPLYPVKEIGTTEKRGTTVTFKPDESIFTTTVYSYDTLATRLRELSFLNKGIRLNLTDLRDKDAEGVAKNESFYSEKGLLEFVEYLDATREKLIQDGIYMEGEKSGIPVEIAMVYNTSFGENLHTYVNNINTHEGGTHLAGFRRGLTRTLKNYADKSGMLSKLKLEINGDDFREGLTAVISVKVQEPQFEGQTKTKLGNNEVMGAVDTAVSEMLSNYLEEHPKEAKLIVDKVILAATARHAARKAREMVQRKNVLTGTGLPGKLSDCSESDPSICEIFLVEGDSAGGTAKQGRNRAFQAILPLRGKILNVEKAMEYKIYDNEEIKNMFTALGVTKGTMEDERALNLDKLRYHKVVIMCDADVDGSHITTLILTFFFRHMKELIENGYIYIATPPLYLVKKGKDQRYCWNEEQRDIAIKDMAGAAGKESTVGVQRYKGLGEMNAEQLWETTMNPEFRTLRRVTIESAAEADRIFSMLMGDEVPPRRDFIEKNAKYANIDA, from the coding sequence ATGGAAGACGCATTGAAAAATAATGGAGATTATAACGCAGATAGTATTCAGGTTTTAGAGGGCTTAGAGGCTGTTAGAAAGCGCCCTGCCATGTATATTGGCGATATTGGCGTAAAAGGATTACATCATTTGGTGTATGAAGTAGTTGACAACTCCATTGATGAGGCTCTTGCCGGACATTGTAAAAATATTGATGTTTTTATTAACGAAAATAATTCCATAACCGTAAAAGATGATGGACGTGGTATTCCTACCGACTTTCATCACAAAGAAAATCGTTCGGCTCTAGAGGTTGTAATGACGGTATTACATGCCGGAGGAAAATTTGATAAAGATTCGTACAAGGTTTCCGGAGGATTGCATGGTGTGGGTGTTTCCTGTGTAAACGCCTTGTCTACACATTTAATGGTGGAGGTTCACCGTAACGGAAAAATGTTCCAACAAGAATATTCAATAGGAAAGCCATTGTATCCTGTTAAGGAAATTGGAACTACTGAGAAGCGTGGTACAACTGTTACATTTAAACCGGATGAATCTATTTTTACCACTACGGTTTATTCATACGATACACTAGCAACGCGTTTGAGAGAACTATCGTTCCTTAACAAAGGAATTAGATTAAATCTTACAGATTTAAGAGATAAAGACGCAGAAGGAGTAGCAAAAAACGAATCGTTTTATTCTGAAAAAGGATTGCTGGAGTTTGTTGAATATTTGGATGCTACACGCGAAAAATTGATTCAAGATGGCATTTACATGGAAGGCGAAAAGTCCGGTATTCCTGTTGAGATTGCAATGGTGTACAATACTTCTTTTGGAGAAAATTTGCACACGTATGTAAATAATATCAATACACACGAAGGAGGAACTCACTTAGCCGGATTTAGAAGAGGCTTAACGAGAACCTTGAAGAATTATGCCGATAAATCGGGCATGCTATCTAAGCTTAAATTAGAAATAAACGGAGATGATTTTCGTGAAGGATTGACGGCAGTAATTTCCGTAAAGGTGCAAGAGCCGCAGTTTGAGGGACAAACAAAAACAAAGCTTGGGAATAACGAAGTGATGGGGGCTGTAGATACAGCCGTGAGCGAGATGCTTTCTAATTACTTGGAAGAACATCCAAAAGAAGCAAAACTGATTGTAGATAAAGTTATTTTGGCTGCCACCGCACGCCATGCTGCTCGTAAGGCGCGCGAGATGGTGCAACGTAAGAATGTGCTTACAGGAACAGGTTTGCCGGGTAAGCTTTCGGACTGTTCCGAAAGTGATCCTTCTATTTGCGAAATATTTTTGGTTGAGGGAGATTCAGCGGGTGGAACTGCCAAACAAGGTAGAAACAGAGCCTTTCAAGCTATATTGCCATTGCGTGGAAAAATTTTGAATGTGGAGAAAGCAATGGAATATAAAATTTACGACAACGAAGAGATAAAAAATATGTTTACTGCGTTGGGTGTAACAAAAGGAACTATGGAGGATGAACGTGCATTAAACCTAGATAAATTACGTTACCACAAAGTTGTTATCATGTGTGATGCCGATGTGGATGGAAGTCACATCACTACCTTGATTTTAACTTTCTTTTTCCGTCACATGAAGGAGTTAATTGAGAACGGATATATCTATATAGCTACTCCTCCGTTGTATTTAGTTAAAAAAGGAAAAGACCAACGCTACTGTTGGAATGAAGAACAACGTGATATTGCTATAAAAGATATGGCGGGAGCCGCAGGTAAGGAAAGTACTGTAGGCGTGCAACGTTACAAAGGTTTGGGAGAGATGAACGCAGAACAATTGTGGGAAACTACGATGAATCCGGAGTTCAGAACACTAAGACGTGTAACAATTGAAAGTGCTGCCGAAGCCGATAGAATTTTCTCTATGCTTATGGGAGATGAAGTTCCGCCACGTAGAGATTTTATTGAGAAAAACGCTAAGTATGCAAATATTGATGCGTAG
- a CDS encoding gliding motility-associated C-terminal domain-containing protein, giving the protein MKKQLSIIFVGIFYISFLYSQQYNFFKGDSLKNFDHNATWNEISAKGIASVDIPGFFYHKQVEFVAAKYNLTIPSLQPKANFKNNNNSANPIVQGPCTNMDFENGSLNGWNGYKGDNYDSQQPLSNMIAGFVPGPNGGVNQPPSSCNRHTLVAGNTLGNDACGGFPTLSPLPNSNNSVLLNSTCYNFASFGFGASLEQMFTVAQSNALLTIAYAVVLEDGGSGHGTNEQPYFRAEVLDALGNPINCLAYNVVAQNGGSPGFILSNNCGSWFSGVYYKPWTIASFNLSQYVGQNVTVRFTASSCAFGGHYGYAYVDAVCSPMTSAITASAPVVCGTTNVVLTAPAGASNYAWSVIGGQGNIVGTTTNQNVTINQGGHYQVLVTPSTGAACAYTLDTIIPGIPISPIASFSATSTCIGATTQFTDLSSPAGSITAWYWDFDGNGSIDDTQQNPTYLYSTPGTKQVRLSVEIGPCTKDTVISVLVSTYPGATATNTGPYCAGTAAMLDVVGNGVSYQWKGPMGFNTTVQNPVISNSTVNMSGVYSVTVVNSDGCISTGNTTLAILPAPVADFTVDKEETQLSDPTITFTNLSSDTIQNFVWFFGDGATSFQTHPKYAYPQTGEFVSKIVLINEVGCKDSMEKVIRINAEVLIFAPNSFTPNGDTKNEEFEISAYGISSYNLKIFNRWGELLFESTDSNKHWDGRKKNGTLAEIETYVWKLVVKDFYDNEIEKYGDVTIIR; this is encoded by the coding sequence GGATTCTTCTACCATAAGCAAGTAGAATTTGTGGCTGCTAAATACAATCTTACAATTCCATCACTACAACCAAAAGCTAATTTTAAAAACAACAACAACTCTGCAAACCCAATAGTACAAGGGCCTTGCACGAACATGGATTTTGAAAATGGAAGTTTAAATGGATGGAACGGATACAAAGGCGACAATTATGATTCTCAACAACCATTGTCAAATATGATTGCAGGCTTTGTTCCCGGACCGAATGGAGGAGTTAACCAACCTCCATCCTCATGCAATCGACATACCCTAGTTGCAGGAAACACCTTAGGGAATGATGCTTGTGGAGGTTTTCCAACATTGTCCCCCCTTCCTAATAGCAATAATTCTGTGCTGCTCAATAGTACTTGCTATAACTTTGCATCATTTGGGTTTGGGGCTTCTTTAGAGCAAATGTTTACAGTTGCACAGTCAAATGCGCTTCTCACAATTGCGTATGCGGTAGTTTTAGAAGATGGCGGCAGTGGCCATGGAACCAACGAACAGCCTTATTTTAGGGCAGAAGTGCTGGATGCTCTTGGAAATCCTATCAATTGTTTGGCGTATAATGTGGTAGCCCAAAATGGAGGATCTCCGGGTTTTATCTTAAGCAATAACTGTGGCAGTTGGTTTTCCGGAGTATATTACAAACCTTGGACAATTGCTTCTTTTAACCTATCCCAATATGTTGGTCAAAATGTTACGGTTCGATTTACCGCTTCCAGCTGCGCATTTGGAGGTCACTACGGATATGCTTATGTCGATGCCGTTTGTAGCCCAATGACATCAGCCATTACAGCCTCTGCTCCGGTAGTGTGTGGCACTACCAATGTGGTACTCACAGCACCTGCAGGAGCTAGCAACTACGCATGGTCTGTAATAGGTGGGCAAGGAAATATTGTTGGCACCACAACAAACCAAAATGTTACCATTAACCAAGGCGGCCATTACCAAGTTTTGGTTACTCCTTCTACCGGAGCAGCGTGTGCATACACATTAGATACCATAATACCCGGAATTCCAATTAGCCCTATAGCTAGTTTTTCGGCTACATCTACCTGCATTGGAGCAACTACACAGTTTACCGACTTATCAAGCCCGGCAGGCTCTATTACTGCTTGGTATTGGGATTTTGATGGAAATGGAAGCATAGACGACACGCAACAAAATCCTACTTACCTCTACTCAACCCCCGGAACCAAGCAAGTTAGGCTCAGTGTAGAGATTGGACCATGTACAAAAGACACCGTGATTTCCGTTTTGGTATCTACTTATCCCGGTGCTACTGCAACAAACACCGGACCGTATTGTGCCGGAACAGCCGCAATGCTCGATGTTGTAGGCAATGGGGTTTCCTACCAATGGAAAGGACCAATGGGCTTTAATACAACGGTGCAAAATCCGGTAATTTCTAATTCAACCGTAAATATGTCGGGCGTTTATTCTGTAACGGTAGTAAACTCAGACGGCTGCATAAGCACAGGAAACACCACATTAGCAATACTTCCGGCTCCTGTTGCCGATTTCACCGTTGACAAAGAGGAAACTCAATTATCGGATCCAACTATCACATTTACCAACTTATCTAGCGACACGATACAAAATTTTGTTTGGTTTTTTGGAGACGGTGCAACATCATTTCAAACACATCCAAAATATGCATATCCACAAACAGGAGAGTTTGTTTCAAAAATAGTACTGATAAACGAAGTAGGCTGCAAAGACTCTATGGAAAAAGTAATTCGCATCAATGCAGAAGTACTTATTTTTGCACCAAATTCTTTTACGCCAAATGGAGATACTAAAAATGAAGAGTTTGAAATTAGCGCTTATGGAATCAGCTCCTATAATTTAAAAATATTTAATCGTTGGGGCGAATTGCTATTCGAATCGACAGACTCTAATAAGCATTGGGATGGAAGAAAGAAAAATGGCACACTTGCAGAAATAGAAACATACGTATGGAAACTTGTTGTAAAAGATTTTTATGACAACGAGATTGAAAAATACGGTGATGTTACAATAATACGCTAG